Proteins from a genomic interval of Bacteroidota bacterium:
- a CDS encoding C1 family peptidase, producing MKKIISLCALCALTLGSLWAQPQTNKEGSNYSFTVVKQVDKSLVPNQYRTGTCWSFSTLSFFESELMRMGKGRQALSEMFVVRHTYMDKAERYVRWGGHINFSAGGAFHDVAYVWKNYGMVPEAVYSGLQYGEAKHNHSELDQALKAFLDVIVKNPNHRLTTSWKDAVNGILDAYLGPIPKTFTYEGKEYTPKSYAASLGLNPDDYVELSSFTHHPFYQPFTLEVPDNWLQGQVYNVPVEEMTTLAFDALDAGYSLAWGADVSDKGFNWKAGLALAPAEDWEVLTASTETDVWANPTPQAKITQEQRQAAFDRYELTDDHGMHITGYAKDQNGDRYFIVKNSWGTESNECDGFFFASEAYFALLTMDYMVHKDALPKALRKKLGL from the coding sequence ATGAAAAAAATTATTTCCCTCTGCGCCCTCTGTGCGCTTACCCTGGGCAGCCTGTGGGCACAGCCCCAAACGAATAAGGAAGGAAGCAACTACAGCTTCACCGTAGTGAAGCAGGTAGACAAGAGCCTGGTGCCCAACCAGTACCGTACGGGCACCTGCTGGAGCTTCAGCACCCTGTCGTTCTTCGAGAGCGAGCTGATGCGCATGGGCAAGGGCCGCCAGGCGCTGAGCGAAATGTTTGTGGTACGCCACACCTATATGGACAAGGCCGAGCGCTATGTGCGCTGGGGTGGCCACATCAACTTTTCGGCTGGTGGTGCCTTTCACGACGTAGCCTATGTATGGAAAAACTATGGCATGGTGCCCGAGGCCGTGTACAGCGGCCTGCAATACGGCGAGGCGAAGCACAACCACAGTGAGCTGGATCAGGCCCTCAAGGCTTTTCTGGATGTGATTGTGAAAAACCCTAACCACCGCCTCACCACCTCGTGGAAGGATGCCGTAAATGGCATACTGGATGCCTACCTGGGCCCTATCCCCAAGACTTTTACCTACGAGGGCAAGGAGTATACCCCCAAGAGCTACGCTGCTAGCCTGGGCCTAAACCCCGATGACTATGTGGAGCTGAGCAGCTTTACCCACCACCCCTTTTACCAGCCCTTCACCTTGGAGGTGCCCGACAACTGGCTGCAGGGCCAGGTGTACAACGTGCCGGTGGAAGAAATGACCACCCTGGCCTTTGACGCCCTGGATGCTGGCTATAGCCTGGCCTGGGGGGCCGATGTGAGCGACAAGGGCTTCAACTGGAAGGCGGGCCTGGCCCTTGCGCCTGCCGAAGACTGGGAGGTGCTGACCGCCAGCACCGAAACCGACGTGTGGGCAAACCCCACCCCGCAGGCTAAAATAACCCAGGAGCAACGTCAGGCTGCCTTTGACCGCTATGAGCTGACTGACGACCATGGCATGCACATCACTGGCTATGCGAAAGACCAGAACGGAGACCGCTACTTCATCGTAAAGAACAGCTGGGGCACTGAGAGCAACGAGTGCGACGGCTTCTTCTTTGCCAGCGAGGCCTACTTTGCCCTACTGACCATGGACTACATGGTGCACAAGGACGCGCTGCCCAAGGCCCTGCGCAAAAAACTGGGCCTGTAG
- a CDS encoding C40 family peptidase: MEHRVTIKGLFLGVGVLCVAVGCSTPRTAQQREQVARSWHAGNSPATSWTKRGHAPVRRKAGAALTAKAGATAPAAKPPAQVVRASDKNIGKVIEKAESYLGTQYAWGGMSRQGVDCSGLMVLAFREVGMELPRVSIDQYRYGKPVRRTDIQPGDLLFFSNYKPGVIGHTALCVALEDGIPRFVHASSSGVRHDVLTNAYWDKHYISACRVWGATGKPLSQAE; this comes from the coding sequence ATGGAGCATCGAGTTACCATAAAAGGCCTCTTCCTGGGGGTGGGCGTGCTGTGCGTGGCTGTGGGCTGTAGCACCCCCCGCACGGCCCAGCAGCGCGAGCAGGTAGCCCGCAGCTGGCACGCGGGTAACAGCCCGGCCACCAGCTGGACCAAGCGGGGCCATGCGCCCGTGCGCCGAAAGGCCGGTGCCGCACTGACTGCCAAGGCCGGTGCCACTGCCCCCGCAGCCAAGCCGCCTGCCCAGGTGGTGCGGGCCAGCGACAAAAATATCGGCAAGGTGATCGAGAAGGCCGAGAGCTACCTGGGCACCCAGTATGCCTGGGGCGGCATGAGCCGCCAGGGGGTAGACTGTAGCGGCCTGATGGTGCTGGCTTTTCGCGAGGTGGGCATGGAGCTGCCCCGCGTGAGCATAGACCAGTACCGCTATGGCAAGCCGGTACGCCGCACGGATATACAGCCCGGCGACCTGCTCTTCTTCTCAAACTACAAGCCCGGCGTGATAGGCCACACCGCCCTGTGTGTGGCCCTGGAGGATGGCATCCCCCGCTTTGTGCATGCCTCCAGCAGCGGGGTGCGGCACGATGTGCTAACCAATGCGTACTGGGACAAGCACTATATCTCGGCCTGCCGGGTGTGGGGCGCTACAGGAAAGCCCCTCTCGCAGGCCGAATAG